The following coding sequences lie in one Pseudomonas svalbardensis genomic window:
- the glnA gene encoding glutamate--ammonia ligase — protein sequence MSKSVQLIKDHDVKWIDLRFTDTKGTQHHVTMPARDALDEAFFEEGKMFDGSSIAGWKGIEASDMILMPDDSTAVLDPFTEEPTLILVCDVIEPSTMQGYDRDPRAIAKRAEEYLKSTGIGDTVFVGPEPEFFIFDQVKFKSDISGSMFKIYSEQGSWMSDQDVEGGNKGHRPGVKGGYFPVPPFDHDHEIRTSMCNAMEEMGLVIEVHHHEVATAGQNEIGVKFNTLVAKADEVQTLKYCVHNVADAYGRTATFMPKPLYGDNGSGMHVHLSIAKDGKNTFAGEGYAGLSDTALFFIGGIIKHGKALNGFTNPSTNSYKRLVPGFEAPVMLAYSARNRSASIRIPYVSSPRARRIEARFPDPAANPYLAFAALVMAGLDGIQNKIHPGDAADKNLYDLPPEEAKEIPQVCGSLKEALEELDKGRAFLTKGGVFSDDFIDAYIALKSEEEIKVRTFVHPLEYELYYSC from the coding sequence ATGTCGAAGTCGGTTCAACTCATCAAAGATCATGACGTCAAGTGGATTGATCTGCGCTTCACGGACACCAAAGGCACTCAGCACCACGTGACCATGCCGGCTCGCGACGCGCTGGATGAAGCTTTCTTCGAAGAAGGCAAAATGTTCGACGGTTCCTCCATCGCTGGCTGGAAAGGCATCGAAGCCTCCGACATGATCCTGATGCCGGACGACAGCACTGCCGTTCTCGACCCGTTCACCGAAGAGCCAACCCTGATCCTGGTTTGCGACGTGATCGAGCCTTCGACCATGCAAGGCTACGACCGTGACCCACGTGCGATCGCCAAGCGTGCCGAGGAATACCTGAAGTCGACCGGTATCGGCGACACCGTATTTGTCGGTCCAGAGCCTGAATTCTTCATCTTCGACCAAGTGAAGTTCAAGTCCGATATCTCCGGCTCGATGTTCAAGATCTACTCCGAACAAGGTTCGTGGATGTCCGACCAGGACGTGGAAGGCGGCAACAAAGGCCACCGTCCAGGCGTCAAAGGCGGCTACTTCCCGGTTCCACCGTTCGACCACGACCACGAAATCCGTACCTCCATGTGCAACGCCATGGAAGAAATGGGCCTGGTCATCGAAGTTCACCACCACGAAGTGGCAACTGCCGGCCAGAACGAAATCGGTGTGAAGTTCAACACCCTGGTGGCCAAGGCTGACGAAGTTCAAACCCTGAAGTACTGCGTACACAACGTTGCTGATGCATACGGCCGCACCGCGACCTTCATGCCTAAGCCACTGTACGGCGACAACGGTTCGGGTATGCACGTTCACCTGTCCATCGCCAAAGATGGCAAGAACACCTTCGCTGGCGAAGGCTATGCCGGCCTGTCCGACACCGCTCTGTTCTTCATCGGCGGCATCATCAAGCACGGCAAGGCGCTGAACGGCTTCACCAACCCGTCGACCAACTCCTACAAGCGTCTGGTCCCAGGTTTCGAAGCTCCGGTAATGCTGGCCTACTCGGCTCGTAACCGTTCCGCTTCGATCCGTATTCCTTACGTGTCCAGCCCTCGCGCTCGCCGTATCGAGGCTCGCTTCCCGGATCCGGCAGCCAACCCGTACCTGGCCTTCGCTGCCCTGGTAATGGCCGGCCTGGACGGTATCCAGAACAAGATCCACCCTGGCGACGCTGCTGACAAAAACCTGTATGACCTGCCGCCTGAAGAGGCGAAAGAGATCCCACAAGTTTGCGGCAGCCTGAAAGAAGCCCTGGAAGAGCTGGACAAAGGTCGTGCGTTCCTGACCAAGGGCGGCGTTTTCAGCGACGACTTCATCGACGCTTACATCGCCCTGAAAAGCGAAGAAGAAATCAAGGTTCGTACCTTCGTACACCCACTGGAATACGAGCTGTACTACAGCTGCTGA